The Latilactobacillus sakei subsp. sakei DSM 20017 = JCM 1157 genome includes a window with the following:
- a CDS encoding PTS lactose/cellobiose transporter subunit IIA yields the protein MADEQNLETIMGLIINGGNAKSSAMEAIQAAKKGDFDQATAKLQESDAALSEAHNVQTGMLTKEASGDHIDVTLLTVHSQDHLMNAITFRDLAGEVVDVYRKMAGLPVETY from the coding sequence ATGGCAGATGAACAAAACTTAGAAACAATCATGGGACTGATTATTAATGGTGGGAACGCCAAGAGTAGTGCAATGGAAGCAATTCAGGCCGCTAAGAAGGGCGATTTTGACCAAGCTACTGCTAAATTACAGGAATCAGATGCTGCATTATCAGAAGCACATAATGTCCAAACCGGGATGTTAACTAAGGAAGCCAGTGGCGACCATATTGATGTCACTTTATTAACGGTTCATTCTCAAGATCATTTAATGAACGCCATTACGTTCAGAGACCTTGCCGGCGAAGTGGTCGATGTCTACCGGAAGATGGCTGGCTTACCTGTTGAAACGTATTAA
- a CDS encoding DUF3284 domain-containing protein, whose translation MEIKQNLSMPASDFYQKIVTSVLFDIKQQTGEKITEAQLANYSYQKLFGNRGQATLKVTQLIKDQSYHYETSSSRGTYQSSYDIFANGPQAIQVIYREQAKANSKLQQTNDLLMGAVLGFMRKRGFKKMLKQIEKSYLAG comes from the coding sequence ATGGAAATTAAACAAAATTTGAGTATGCCCGCGAGTGATTTCTATCAGAAGATTGTGACGTCTGTGTTATTTGATATCAAACAACAAACTGGCGAAAAAATTACCGAAGCGCAACTTGCTAATTATTCGTATCAAAAATTGTTTGGTAACCGTGGTCAAGCAACGTTGAAGGTTACTCAGTTGATCAAGGATCAGAGCTATCATTACGAAACAAGCTCCTCACGAGGGACTTACCAATCAAGTTATGATATTTTTGCCAATGGGCCGCAAGCCATCCAAGTGATTTACCGGGAACAAGCCAAGGCAAACAGTAAATTACAACAAACGAATGATTTATTGATGGGTGCCGTTTTAGGCTTTATGAGAAAACGGGGCTTCAAAAAGATGTTAAAACAAATCGAAAAATCATATCTAGCGGGATAA
- a CDS encoding transcription repressor NadR yields MTTQQRRDAILAAIKDSGQPISAKQLAQTYHVSRQTIVGDIALIRAQGVNIIATVSGYYYQTTTQQITGYRAQLVCQHTQAKTRAELTAIVQNGGRVIDVTVDHQVYGEITGQLGINNLTDVKGFMQKIKKYPEQKLLSTLTGGIHLHTIECASEQDFERIKAALSALNILYVNN; encoded by the coding sequence ATGACAACCCAACAAAGAAGAGACGCCATTTTAGCGGCGATTAAAGACAGTGGCCAACCGATTAGTGCCAAGCAACTAGCGCAGACTTATCACGTGAGTCGCCAGACAATTGTGGGCGATATTGCGTTAATTCGCGCGCAGGGTGTCAATATTATTGCGACGGTCAGCGGCTATTATTATCAAACGACAACCCAACAAATCACCGGTTATCGCGCACAATTAGTGTGTCAGCATACACAAGCCAAGACGCGCGCTGAATTAACCGCCATTGTTCAAAACGGCGGGCGAGTGATTGACGTTACAGTTGATCATCAAGTCTACGGCGAAATAACGGGGCAATTAGGCATCAACAACTTGACAGATGTCAAAGGATTTATGCAAAAAATTAAAAAATATCCCGAACAAAAACTACTCTCAACACTCACTGGTGGGATTCACCTCCACACCATCGAATGCGCTTCTGAACAGGATTTTGAACGGATAAAAGCGGCCTTGTCAGCACTTAATATTCTCTACGTTAATAATTAG
- a CDS encoding MFS transporter, which translates to MTKEHHKLLWAAGGAWLFDAMDVGLLSFVIAALAKEWHLNSGQMGLIGSVGSIGMAIGAVFFGALADKIGRRNSLLFSLLLFSIGNGLSALSPSLIVFMALRLLVGIGLGGELPVASTLISENTPDATRGRAVVLLESFWAAGWLAASLLAYFVIPNWGWRVVLLITSLPAVYTLVLREHVKDSHEPATIQKPLPFMQRVTKLWQPAYRQKTALLWFVWFLVVFSYYGMFLWLPSVMVLKGFSLVNSFGYVLIMTLAQLPGYFFAAWLIEKWGRKWVLGSFLIGTAISAYFFGTAQSVGLLISAGALLSFFNLGAWGALYAYTPEQYPAIIRGSGSGLAAAVGRIGGIVGPFLVGYLINQKVSITVIFTIFTVAILMAAGAVLLFGVETMHQKMTDVD; encoded by the coding sequence ATGACAAAAGAACATCACAAACTATTATGGGCAGCTGGTGGCGCCTGGCTATTTGACGCGATGGATGTCGGATTGTTGTCGTTTGTCATTGCAGCGCTCGCTAAAGAATGGCACCTTAACAGTGGGCAAATGGGTTTAATTGGCAGTGTTGGCTCAATCGGGATGGCGATTGGTGCTGTCTTCTTCGGCGCCTTGGCTGATAAAATTGGGCGGCGGAATAGTTTACTATTCTCGCTATTACTTTTTTCAATTGGGAACGGCTTATCGGCGCTTAGCCCATCATTAATCGTCTTCATGGCCTTACGGTTATTAGTGGGAATTGGTTTGGGTGGCGAGTTACCAGTTGCTTCGACGTTAATTTCAGAGAATACACCGGACGCAACACGTGGGCGGGCAGTCGTCTTACTAGAGAGTTTCTGGGCGGCCGGTTGGTTAGCGGCTAGTTTACTGGCATATTTTGTGATTCCTAATTGGGGTTGGCGCGTTGTCTTATTGATTACGTCACTCCCCGCTGTTTACACGTTGGTCCTTCGGGAGCACGTCAAGGATAGCCACGAACCAGCCACGATTCAAAAGCCATTGCCCTTTATGCAGCGCGTTACGAAATTGTGGCAACCAGCTTACCGCCAAAAAACGGCTTTATTATGGTTTGTGTGGTTCTTAGTCGTCTTTTCTTATTATGGAATGTTTCTCTGGTTACCAAGCGTCATGGTGCTCAAAGGTTTTAGTTTGGTCAACAGTTTTGGTTACGTCTTAATCATGACCTTGGCGCAGCTACCCGGCTACTTTTTTGCAGCTTGGTTAATTGAAAAGTGGGGACGTAAATGGGTCCTCGGTAGTTTCTTAATTGGAACGGCAATCAGTGCCTATTTCTTTGGTACCGCCCAATCAGTCGGTCTATTAATTAGTGCTGGCGCCTTGTTATCCTTTTTCAACTTGGGTGCGTGGGGCGCGTTGTACGCCTACACACCAGAACAATATCCAGCCATTATTCGTGGCAGCGGAAGTGGATTAGCCGCAGCAGTTGGGCGGATTGGTGGGATTGTCGGACCGTTTTTAGTCGGCTATCTCATCAATCAAAAAGTCTCAATCACAGTGATTTTTACGATCTTCACGGTTGCGATTTTGATGGCAGCCGGAGCCGTCCTCTTATTCGGAGTTGAAACGATGCATCAAAAAATGACAGATGTCGACTGA
- the fba gene encoding class II fructose-1,6-bisphosphate aldolase gives MSLVNGTEIFKAAREGHYAVGAFNTNNLEWTRAILGAAQETNTPILIQTSMGAAKYMGGYELCKNLVEQTIKSMNITVPVIMHLDHGNYEAAKECIEVGYNSVMFDGHDLPFEENLAKTKEIVALAHAKGISVEAEVGSIGGEEDGIVGAGELADVEEAKQLAAAGPDYLAVGIGNIHGVYPENWQGLSFDRLEELAAEIKIPLVLHGGSGIPKEQILKAIDMGIAKVNVNTEQQIAWSKAVKAYYAADKDEAEKGFDPRKVLAPGTKAIKDTVESRIEWFGTPAVK, from the coding sequence ATGTCATTAGTTAATGGTACAGAAATCTTTAAAGCTGCTCGTGAAGGTCATTACGCTGTTGGTGCTTTCAACACAAACAACCTTGAATGGACACGTGCTATCTTAGGCGCTGCTCAAGAAACTAACACACCAATCTTGATCCAAACATCAATGGGTGCTGCTAAATATATGGGTGGTTACGAATTATGCAAGAACTTGGTTGAACAAACAATCAAGTCAATGAACATCACTGTTCCTGTTATCATGCATTTAGATCACGGTAACTACGAAGCTGCTAAAGAATGTATCGAAGTTGGTTACAACTCAGTTATGTTCGATGGTCATGATTTACCATTCGAAGAAAACTTAGCAAAGACAAAAGAAATCGTTGCTTTAGCACATGCTAAAGGTATCTCAGTTGAAGCCGAAGTTGGTTCAATTGGTGGCGAAGAAGACGGTATCGTTGGTGCTGGTGAATTAGCTGATGTTGAAGAAGCTAAACAATTAGCAGCTGCTGGTCCTGACTACTTAGCTGTTGGTATTGGTAACATTCACGGTGTATACCCTGAAAACTGGCAAGGTTTAAGCTTTGACCGTTTAGAAGAATTAGCTGCTGAAATCAAGATTCCTCTTGTATTACACGGTGGTTCAGGTATTCCTAAGGAACAAATCCTTAAAGCAATCGACATGGGTATTGCTAAGGTTAACGTTAATACAGAACAACAAATTGCATGGTCAAAAGCTGTTAAAGCATACTACGCTGCAGACAAAGACGAAGCTGAAAAAGGCTTTGATCCTCGTAAAGTTCTTGCACCTGGTACAAAAGCAATCAAAGACACAGTTGAATCACGTATCGAATGGTTCGGTACACCAGCTGTTAAATAA
- a CDS encoding iron chaperone: protein MDNVAQYLAGLENDNDRALALSMHKIICTVLPDAEVKLAYGLVGYYQPKALCYFGINKRHVGFYPTNQPMAHFAKEVAPYQTGKGTLQFKKDSAAFPVELIQNIARWQLAQAQK from the coding sequence ATGGACAATGTGGCACAATACTTGGCTGGTTTAGAAAATGATAATGATCGTGCACTTGCACTGTCAATGCACAAGATTATTTGTACGGTGTTGCCGGATGCCGAAGTTAAATTGGCCTACGGATTAGTTGGCTACTACCAACCTAAGGCACTTTGTTATTTTGGCATTAACAAGCGCCACGTTGGTTTTTATCCAACGAATCAACCGATGGCTCATTTTGCAAAAGAAGTCGCGCCTTATCAAACGGGTAAAGGGACGCTTCAATTTAAAAAAGATAGTGCGGCATTTCCAGTTGAGCTCATCCAAAATATTGCACGTTGGCAGTTAGCACAAGCACAAAAATAA
- a CDS encoding DMT family transporter, translated as MAWFDLLIAGLAEVWWATTMKMSSGFTKLNYTLLTIVGMVVSFGFLIRATKGLPLSIAYPVWTGIGAVGAILVGVILFNEHLSLLTWLFVILLVIGIIGIKVTSGH; from the coding sequence ATGGCATGGTTTGATTTATTAATCGCAGGATTAGCAGAGGTTTGGTGGGCAACTACTATGAAGATGAGTAGCGGTTTTACCAAACTCAACTACACGTTATTAACGATCGTCGGGATGGTGGTTAGCTTTGGCTTTTTAATTCGCGCAACTAAAGGCTTACCGCTCAGTATCGCTTACCCAGTTTGGACTGGGATTGGTGCCGTTGGGGCGATTTTAGTCGGTGTGATTTTATTCAATGAACATCTTAGTTTGTTAACTTGGTTATTCGTGATTTTACTCGTGATTGGGATTATCGGGATTAAAGTGACGAGCGGTCATTAA
- a CDS encoding VIT1/CCC1 transporter family protein — MKAITTTNAQPLEHHFHLSERLNIIRAGVLGANDGIISVAGIVVGVASAHQSQYTLFLAGISGMLAGAFSMGGGEYVSVSTQRDTQKSMMRLQKEAIQNEYDAEVASLQRTYESKGLPTPLANQVATAFMQKDSLDITLREKYNIELHHYFNPWHAAFSSFFSFILGSLLPILTILAIPYPYKVSGTVASIVVALIITGYTSATLGHANRFKGILRNVLTGVLTMVVTYLIGGSIG, encoded by the coding sequence ATGAAAGCTATCACAACCACCAACGCGCAACCACTAGAACATCACTTTCATCTATCAGAACGACTCAACATCATTCGGGCCGGTGTTCTAGGTGCCAATGACGGCATTATTTCGGTTGCTGGGATTGTGGTCGGTGTTGCTAGCGCGCACCAAAGTCAATACACCCTCTTCTTAGCTGGGATTTCTGGCATGTTAGCGGGCGCCTTTTCGATGGGTGGCGGTGAATACGTTTCGGTCAGCACACAACGTGATACGCAAAAATCAATGATGCGCCTTCAAAAAGAAGCGATTCAAAACGAATACGATGCCGAAGTAGCTAGTCTACAACGAACCTATGAATCAAAGGGCTTACCAACGCCTCTCGCTAACCAAGTTGCGACAGCCTTCATGCAAAAGGATAGTCTTGATATTACGCTCCGCGAAAAATATAACATTGAACTACACCACTATTTTAATCCCTGGCACGCAGCCTTTTCATCCTTCTTCTCGTTCATTTTGGGTTCGCTCTTACCAATCCTCACAATTCTAGCGATTCCTTATCCTTACAAAGTCAGTGGGACCGTGGCGTCAATTGTGGTTGCCTTAATCATTACCGGCTATACAAGTGCCACGCTAGGTCATGCCAACCGCTTCAAGGGTATTTTACGTAACGTTTTAACCGGCGTTTTAACAATGGTCGTCACTTACTTAATTGGCGGTTCGATCGGTTAG
- a CDS encoding aminopeptidase gives MTTFQHNLEKYAALIAKTGINVQDGDTVVIQIAVSQAEFARDITAACYDLGAAEVIIKWQDDAIDRINMQHKAQERLIDVPDFQKQEYDYWLANDAKRISVMSSDPDNLKGLDGDRVAAAQLANGKAMLKVRQATQANKNSWIVVAAASPAWAHKVFPDLEAQEATDKLWTEIFKTTRVDQPDPILAWEEHGKKLQAKAAELNAAQFKALHYTAPGTDLTIGLPENHIWIGGPNQSSDGRPFVANMPTEEVFSAADANHIDGYISSTKPLSYAGNALNHMQFTFENGRVVKATAEEGNDVLQKLLQTDEGVKSLGEVALVPDPSPISQSKITFYNTLFDENASNHLALGSAYAFSIEGGTDMTQEELKAAGLNRSQAHVDFMVGSSDMNIDGLTHDGQIVPVFRNGDWAN, from the coding sequence ATGACGACTTTCCAACATAATCTTGAAAAATATGCAGCATTAATCGCTAAAACGGGGATCAACGTCCAAGATGGCGATACCGTTGTCATCCAAATTGCAGTTAGCCAAGCTGAATTTGCTCGCGACATTACGGCAGCTTGTTACGATTTAGGGGCTGCTGAAGTGATTATCAAGTGGCAAGATGATGCCATTGATCGCATCAACATGCAACACAAGGCGCAAGAACGTCTGATTGACGTGCCAGACTTCCAAAAACAAGAATACGATTACTGGTTAGCAAACGACGCTAAACGGATTTCGGTGATGTCTAGTGACCCCGACAATTTGAAGGGCTTAGATGGCGACCGGGTTGCTGCTGCCCAACTTGCCAATGGCAAAGCAATGCTCAAGGTCCGCCAAGCAACACAAGCCAACAAGAATAGTTGGATCGTTGTAGCAGCTGCTAGTCCTGCCTGGGCGCATAAAGTCTTCCCTGATTTAGAAGCCCAAGAAGCTACTGATAAATTATGGACTGAAATCTTCAAAACAACCCGTGTTGACCAACCAGATCCAATCTTAGCCTGGGAAGAACATGGCAAGAAATTGCAAGCTAAAGCAGCCGAATTAAACGCTGCCCAATTCAAAGCCCTTCACTATACTGCCCCTGGCACTGATTTAACAATCGGCTTACCTGAAAACCATATTTGGATTGGTGGTCCTAACCAAAGTAGCGATGGTCGCCCATTCGTTGCCAACATGCCAACTGAAGAAGTCTTCTCAGCAGCTGATGCCAACCATATTGACGGTTATATTTCATCAACTAAACCATTGAGCTATGCTGGTAACGCTTTGAATCACATGCAATTCACCTTCGAAAACGGCCGCGTGGTTAAAGCCACTGCTGAAGAAGGCAACGATGTCCTTCAAAAACTATTACAAACGGACGAAGGCGTTAAAAGTTTAGGCGAAGTCGCCTTAGTACCAGATCCTTCACCAATCTCACAATCAAAGATCACCTTCTACAATACGTTATTCGACGAAAATGCGTCAAATCATTTGGCTCTAGGCTCAGCTTACGCCTTTTCAATTGAAGGTGGCACTGACATGACGCAAGAAGAATTAAAAGCAGCTGGCTTAAATCGTAGCCAAGCACACGTTGATTTCATGGTTGGTTCAAGTGATATGAATATCGATGGTTTAACACATGATGGTCAAATCGTACCAGTCTTCAGAAACGGTGACTGGGCTAACTAA
- a CDS encoding TetR/AcrR family transcriptional regulator — translation MARKKRIKAEQILDKAYEIVLTDGLKSITARKLATALNCSTQPIYLEFGSMSELKQAVLEHAKARLIWYVSEEQHHDDALVNLGVGYIRFATVEPELYRALFIDNHFGAAETRAFVNQVTDIRLHDYQPLQRLTKEQQQQVVNEIWITMTGFATLINAHLVQFDEESASMQIGVMLMRCFELERV, via the coding sequence ATGGCACGTAAAAAAAGAATAAAAGCAGAACAAATTCTCGATAAAGCATACGAAATTGTTTTGACGGATGGGTTGAAATCAATCACAGCGCGTAAATTAGCAACCGCTTTGAATTGCTCAACACAGCCGATTTATCTTGAATTCGGGAGTATGTCAGAATTGAAACAAGCTGTCTTGGAACATGCTAAGGCGCGTTTGATTTGGTATGTCAGTGAAGAACAGCATCATGACGACGCACTTGTTAATTTAGGTGTGGGCTATATTCGTTTTGCGACGGTTGAACCTGAACTCTACCGGGCGTTATTTATTGATAATCATTTTGGTGCTGCTGAAACACGCGCTTTTGTTAACCAAGTGACGGATATTCGGCTCCATGATTATCAGCCACTCCAACGTCTGACAAAAGAACAGCAACAACAAGTAGTCAATGAAATTTGGATTACAATGACGGGCTTTGCCACGTTAATCAACGCGCACCTAGTGCAATTTGATGAAGAATCAGCCTCAATGCAAATCGGTGTGATGCTAATGCGCTGTTTTGAACTGGAACGGGTCTAA
- the wecB gene encoding non-hydrolyzing UDP-N-acetylglucosamine 2-epimerase, which yields MSKIKVMTVFGTRPEAIKMAPLVLELKKRDTEFEAVTVVTAQHRQMLDQVLEIFKIKPDYDLDVMKQRQTLSEITSNVLMNLDHVIATEKPDIVLVHGDTTTTFAASISAFYNQTAIGHVEAGLRTWDKYSPFPEEMNRQLTDVLSDLYFAPTSQSKANLLQENHNEDNIFITGNTAIDALKQTVQSDYDHDILNVVDADKRMVLVTMHRRENQGEPMKRVFKVMRQVVESHDDVEIVYPVHLNPVVQEAAQSILGNHPRIHLIDPLDVVDFHNLAARSFFIMSDSGGVQEEAPSLGKPVLVLRDTTERPEGVEAGTLKLVGTQPEMVHDAMVELLDNQEVYDAMAQAKNPYGDGFASKRILDAIAYHFEQTKERPEEF from the coding sequence GTGTCTAAAATTAAAGTAATGACCGTTTTTGGTACCCGACCAGAAGCCATTAAGATGGCGCCACTCGTATTGGAACTTAAAAAGCGCGATACAGAGTTTGAAGCGGTCACTGTTGTCACTGCTCAACATCGTCAGATGCTTGATCAAGTGCTTGAAATTTTTAAAATTAAACCAGATTATGATTTAGATGTCATGAAACAGCGTCAAACCTTGAGTGAGATTACAAGTAACGTCTTGATGAATCTCGATCACGTGATTGCCACTGAAAAACCTGATATTGTCTTAGTGCATGGTGATACCACCACCACGTTTGCAGCTAGTATCAGTGCCTTCTATAATCAAACGGCCATTGGGCACGTTGAAGCAGGCCTTAGAACTTGGGACAAGTATTCACCATTCCCAGAAGAAATGAATCGTCAATTAACCGATGTTTTAAGTGATCTTTATTTTGCACCAACAAGTCAAAGTAAAGCCAACTTATTACAAGAAAACCATAACGAAGATAATATCTTCATTACTGGGAATACTGCGATTGATGCGCTTAAACAAACGGTGCAAAGCGACTATGATCACGATATTTTGAACGTGGTGGATGCTGATAAACGCATGGTTCTAGTGACAATGCATCGTCGTGAAAACCAAGGCGAACCAATGAAGCGGGTCTTCAAAGTCATGCGTCAAGTGGTTGAGAGCCATGATGACGTTGAAATCGTCTATCCGGTTCATCTTAACCCAGTTGTGCAAGAAGCAGCGCAAAGCATATTAGGTAACCATCCACGGATTCATTTGATTGATCCACTAGATGTGGTTGACTTCCATAACTTAGCCGCTAGAAGTTTCTTCATCATGTCTGATTCAGGTGGTGTGCAAGAAGAAGCACCATCACTTGGTAAACCAGTCTTGGTGCTTAGAGACACAACTGAACGTCCAGAAGGTGTTGAAGCTGGGACCTTGAAGTTAGTGGGCACACAACCTGAAATGGTACACGATGCAATGGTTGAGTTGTTAGACAACCAAGAAGTTTATGATGCCATGGCGCAAGCTAAAAACCCATACGGTGACGGCTTTGCTTCAAAGCGGATTTTAGACGCAATTGCGTATCATTTCGAACAAACGAAGGAACGACCAGAAGAATTTTAA
- a CDS encoding glycosyltransferase family 2 protein, with protein sequence MSKTISIIVPCFNEQESVPLFYAAVEKVAAQLPDHAIEYLFINDGSADQTLPAMRTLQAQDPEHVHYISFSRNFGKEAALYAGLQAATGDYVAVMDVDLQDPPALLPEMIQGIEVEGYDCVGTRRTTRAGEPPVRSFFAKKFYQIINHISQTKIVDGARDYRLMTRQMVDAILEMTEYNRFSKGIFSWVGFDTKYLEYQNQDRVAGTTSWSFWGLFKYSLDGIVTFSETPLAIASFIGFFSFIIASIALIFIIVRAIIFGDPTSGWPSLISVVLMIGGLQLLCLGIVGKYIGKIYLEVKNRPVYIVKEKK encoded by the coding sequence ATGAGCAAAACGATTTCAATTATTGTCCCCTGTTTTAATGAGCAAGAATCAGTCCCACTATTTTATGCAGCAGTTGAAAAAGTTGCGGCTCAATTACCAGATCATGCTATCGAATACTTATTTATTAACGATGGTTCCGCTGATCAAACGCTACCAGCAATGCGGACATTACAAGCACAAGATCCAGAACACGTGCATTACATCTCATTTTCGAGAAACTTCGGTAAAGAAGCGGCGTTATACGCCGGTTTACAAGCTGCAACTGGTGATTACGTCGCCGTAATGGATGTCGATCTCCAAGATCCCCCTGCTTTATTACCTGAAATGATTCAAGGTATCGAAGTTGAGGGTTACGATTGTGTTGGCACTCGCCGGACAACTCGTGCTGGCGAACCACCCGTTCGTTCATTCTTCGCTAAAAAGTTCTATCAAATTATCAATCATATTTCTCAAACTAAAATTGTGGACGGTGCGCGTGATTACCGTTTAATGACCCGTCAAATGGTCGATGCCATTCTTGAAATGACTGAATACAATCGTTTTTCAAAAGGTATCTTCAGTTGGGTTGGTTTCGACACTAAATATCTTGAATATCAAAATCAAGATCGCGTCGCTGGCACAACAAGCTGGTCTTTCTGGGGACTCTTCAAGTACTCACTTGATGGGATTGTCACTTTCTCAGAAACACCGCTAGCAATTGCCTCATTTATCGGTTTCTTCTCGTTTATTATCGCGTCAATCGCGCTAATCTTCATCATTGTCCGTGCGATTATCTTCGGTGATCCAACAAGCGGTTGGCCATCTCTCATCTCAGTTGTTCTAATGATTGGTGGCTTACAACTCCTTTGTTTAGGGATTGTCGGTAAATACATCGGTAAGATTTATCTAGAAGTTAAGAACCGCCCAGTCTACATTGTTAAAGAAAAGAAATAA
- a CDS encoding GtrA family protein, which translates to MIKTIQNLIHKYWEQLMYLVFGVLTTAVNMVVFYLLDQYTGMYYLLSNTIAWFLSVLFAFFTNKTWVFQSKYTTFRDFSHEIASFFFFRGISYIMDTAIMFVGISMLHGPNMVVKIIDQFMIILANYIFSKWIFNKSTEA; encoded by the coding sequence ATGATTAAAACAATTCAAAATCTCATTCATAAATATTGGGAACAATTAATGTATCTAGTCTTCGGGGTATTAACAACCGCCGTCAATATGGTTGTTTTCTACCTTTTAGACCAATATACTGGTATGTATTACTTACTCAGTAATACCATTGCTTGGTTTTTATCAGTTCTATTTGCCTTTTTCACTAATAAAACCTGGGTTTTTCAGTCAAAATACACGACTTTTAGAGATTTTTCACATGAAATAGCTAGTTTCTTTTTCTTCCGTGGTATATCCTATATAATGGATACTGCGATAATGTTTGTCGGTATTTCAATGCTCCATGGTCCTAACATGGTGGTTAAGATTATCGATCAATTTATGATTATCCTGGCAAACTACATTTTCAGTAAATGGATTTTCAATAAGTCAACGGAGGCTTAA